In one window of Micromonospora cathayae DNA:
- a CDS encoding beta-L-arabinofuranosidase domain-containing protein, whose translation MVHSHPHQVSRRQVLQASAIGAATVVTAGALPASAATAAPTAGPTAPVVGAADPGPGGTAPVRPFRLRDVTLGDGLFQEKRDRMKDYLRQLDERRFLVLFNNQAGRPNPPGVTVPGGWEDGGLLSGHWAGHVMTALAQGYADLGEPVFKRKLDWMVDELAACQAAITARIGQDDGGGEDPAEPPVGRVPGRFGSGLRFNGPSAAQYATLPQEAISQLTEFTIAAWVNLATTQSWTRLFDFGQNSTVNMFLTPRAGVTGNVPRFAITVAGSGGEQRIDGTVALPTNQWVHLAVTLTQRTGTLYVNGQPAGQNPAVTLTPASLGNPGNRWIGRSQYGDPYLDATVDEFHIFDRALSGPEVRSLLDSAAGTTGGGSIAWYRFEEPDGTTIVDASPNGRDGGIVVGASGGGPLWTPTHPGYLGAIPEDAVLRLGPPRWAVYGSNADTNTWAPWYTQHKIMRGLLDAYYHTDNPTALDVVVKMANWAHLALTVGDKNHPDYAGPITRDDLNYMWDLYIAGETGGANEVFPEIYALTGDRRHLDTAKCFDNRESLFGACVENRDILVVTPQNNPGRRRPDRLHANSHVPQFVGYLRIYEHSGEDDYLAAARNFFGMVVPHRMYANGGTGGNYPGSNNNIELFQNRGNIANSIAQGGAETCTTYNLMKLARNLFLHEHDPAYLDYYERALLNQILGSRADTTDVSNPQVTYFQPLTPGATRSYGNIGTCCGGTGVENHTKYQETIYLRSADGGTLWVNLYAASTLTWAERGFTVVQETTYPRTDHTRLTVHGSGPLDLKLRVPGWVRRGFHVTVNGTAQDVEARPGSYLTLGRTWTPGDTVEIRMPFSIRIERAPDRPDTQSVFWGPLLLQILGNPGVGNYRELSLYRHLRRDGDYSRSAITPAGTTAAGDVLFTTHGFTLRPYHVGDTQAASSYFRRVEPTVVFGSVDTGVPNRKRDDGLPRYDVPVTGVPTPGTDGPTFLDLVWDQAPFATHDAFVATVTRVAEAFVAAGVFTPAEQDRVVDHATRAGTELEPDRRWAVEVRARTQYTGDNVHLAVTARNDDTVPLTIELITAYGSRTVPDVLPGKAAYQAFNTRTSAVPAGTATVRITGTVDGATVTTQLETGYAAASR comes from the coding sequence GTGGTCCACTCCCACCCGCACCAGGTCAGCCGACGGCAGGTCCTCCAGGCGTCCGCGATCGGCGCCGCCACGGTGGTCACCGCCGGCGCGCTGCCGGCCAGCGCCGCGACCGCCGCGCCCACCGCCGGCCCGACCGCCCCCGTCGTCGGTGCCGCCGATCCGGGCCCCGGCGGCACCGCCCCGGTACGACCGTTCCGGCTGCGGGACGTGACGCTCGGCGACGGCCTGTTCCAGGAGAAGCGCGACCGCATGAAGGACTACCTGCGGCAGCTCGACGAACGGCGCTTCCTGGTGTTGTTCAACAACCAGGCCGGCCGGCCGAACCCGCCCGGGGTGACCGTACCCGGGGGCTGGGAGGACGGCGGGCTGCTCAGCGGCCACTGGGCCGGCCACGTCATGACGGCCCTGGCGCAGGGGTACGCCGACCTCGGCGAGCCGGTCTTCAAGCGCAAACTCGACTGGATGGTCGACGAACTCGCCGCCTGCCAGGCCGCGATCACCGCCCGGATCGGCCAGGACGACGGCGGTGGCGAGGACCCGGCCGAACCGCCCGTCGGCCGGGTGCCGGGCCGCTTCGGAAGCGGACTGCGGTTCAACGGCCCGAGCGCGGCACAGTACGCGACCCTGCCCCAGGAGGCGATCAGCCAGCTCACCGAGTTCACCATCGCCGCCTGGGTGAACCTCGCCACCACCCAGAGCTGGACCCGGTTGTTCGACTTCGGTCAGAACAGCACCGTCAACATGTTCCTGACCCCGCGCGCCGGGGTGACCGGCAACGTGCCGAGGTTCGCCATCACCGTCGCCGGCAGCGGCGGGGAACAGCGCATCGACGGCACCGTGGCGCTACCGACCAACCAGTGGGTGCACCTGGCCGTCACCCTGACCCAGCGCACCGGCACCCTCTACGTCAACGGTCAGCCGGCCGGCCAGAACCCGGCCGTCACCCTCACCCCGGCCAGCCTCGGCAACCCGGGCAACCGGTGGATCGGACGGTCCCAGTACGGCGACCCGTACCTGGACGCCACCGTCGACGAGTTCCACATCTTCGACCGGGCGTTGAGCGGGCCGGAGGTCCGGTCGCTGCTCGACTCGGCGGCCGGCACCACCGGCGGCGGGTCGATCGCCTGGTACCGGTTCGAGGAACCGGACGGTACGACGATCGTCGACGCCTCGCCCAACGGCCGGGACGGCGGCATCGTGGTCGGCGCCAGCGGCGGCGGCCCGCTCTGGACCCCGACCCATCCCGGCTACCTGGGGGCCATCCCGGAGGACGCGGTGCTGCGCCTCGGCCCACCCCGGTGGGCCGTCTACGGCAGCAACGCCGACACCAACACCTGGGCGCCGTGGTACACCCAGCACAAGATCATGCGAGGGCTGCTCGACGCGTACTACCACACCGACAACCCGACGGCCCTCGACGTGGTCGTCAAGATGGCGAACTGGGCCCACCTCGCGCTGACCGTCGGCGACAAGAACCATCCCGACTACGCCGGCCCGATCACCCGGGACGACCTGAACTACATGTGGGACCTCTACATCGCCGGCGAGACCGGGGGCGCGAACGAGGTGTTCCCCGAGATCTACGCGCTCACCGGTGACCGCCGGCACCTGGACACCGCGAAATGCTTCGACAACCGCGAATCCCTCTTCGGGGCCTGCGTCGAGAACCGTGACATCCTGGTGGTGACCCCGCAGAACAACCCCGGCCGCCGCCGCCCCGACCGGCTGCACGCCAACTCGCACGTGCCGCAGTTCGTCGGCTACCTGCGGATCTACGAGCACAGCGGGGAGGACGACTACCTGGCCGCCGCCCGGAACTTCTTCGGCATGGTCGTCCCGCACCGGATGTACGCCAACGGCGGCACCGGCGGCAACTACCCCGGCTCCAACAACAACATCGAGCTGTTCCAGAACCGGGGCAACATCGCGAACTCGATCGCCCAGGGCGGCGCCGAGACCTGCACCACGTACAACCTGATGAAGCTGGCCCGCAACCTGTTCCTGCACGAGCACGACCCGGCGTACCTGGACTACTACGAGCGGGCCCTGCTCAACCAGATCCTCGGCTCCCGCGCCGACACCACCGACGTCAGCAACCCGCAGGTCACCTACTTCCAGCCGTTGACCCCGGGTGCCACCCGCAGCTACGGCAACATCGGCACCTGCTGCGGCGGCACCGGCGTGGAGAACCACACCAAGTACCAGGAGACGATCTACCTCAGGTCGGCCGACGGCGGGACGCTCTGGGTCAACCTGTACGCGGCCTCCACCCTGACCTGGGCCGAGCGGGGTTTCACCGTCGTCCAGGAGACCACCTACCCCCGGACGGACCACACCAGGCTCACCGTGCACGGCAGCGGCCCGCTCGACCTCAAGCTGCGGGTACCCGGCTGGGTGCGCAGGGGCTTCCACGTCACCGTCAATGGCACCGCGCAGGACGTCGAGGCCCGGCCGGGCAGCTACCTGACGCTGGGCCGGACCTGGACGCCGGGCGACACCGTCGAGATCCGGATGCCGTTCAGCATCCGGATCGAGCGGGCCCCGGACCGCCCGGACACCCAGTCGGTCTTCTGGGGGCCGCTCCTCCTGCAGATCCTCGGCAACCCGGGCGTCGGCAACTACCGCGAACTGTCCCTGTACCGCCACCTGCGGCGGGACGGGGACTACTCCCGCTCGGCGATCACCCCGGCCGGTACCACGGCCGCCGGCGACGTCCTGTTCACCACGCACGGCTTCACCCTGCGTCCGTACCACGTCGGCGACACGCAGGCCGCCTCCTCGTACTTCCGGCGGGTCGAACCGACGGTCGTGTTCGGCTCCGTCGACACCGGGGTACCCAACCGGAAACGCGACGACGGCCTGCCCCGCTACGACGTCCCGGTGACCGGCGTCCCCACCCCCGGCACCGACGGGCCGACCTTCCTCGACCTGGTGTGGGACCAGGCCCCCTTCGCCACACACGACGCGTTCGTGGCGACGGTGACCCGGGTCGCCGAGGCGTTCGTCGCGGCCGGCGTGTTCACCCCGGCGGAGCAGGACCGCGTCGTCGACCACGCCACCCGGGCGGGGACGGAACTCGAACCGGACCGTCGATGGGCCGTCGAGGTCCGGGCCCGCACCCAGTACACCGGCGACAACGTCCACCTCGCCGTCACTGCCCGTAACGACGACACCGTGCCGCTCACCATCGAGCTGATCACCGCCTACGGCTCGCGGACGGTGCCCGACGTCCTGCCGGGGAAGGCCGCCTACCAGGCGTTCAACACCCGCACCTCGGCGGTACCGGCCGGCACCGCCACCGTCCGGATCACCGGAACGGTCGACGGCGCCACCGTGACCACCCAGCTCGAGACCGGGTACGCCGCGGCCAGCCGCTAG
- a CDS encoding dihydrofolate reductase family protein: MRNIVYTCFMSLDGVVDSPGGGPGEDHRNAGWAVNDIEFVPEAFALKGEELADTTALLFGRHSYQAFAPVWCGSEDHADYQDLPKYVLSSTLSEDDLVKDWGPTTILRSIDDIVELKKGEGGAIFIHGSAELARSLSDAGLIDRYHLLVFPVLLGGGKSLFSEADKNRQLLSLRESESYSNGIVKLVYDVVG; encoded by the coding sequence GTGCGTAACATCGTCTACACCTGTTTCATGTCACTCGACGGTGTCGTGGACTCCCCGGGCGGCGGCCCGGGTGAGGACCACCGCAACGCCGGTTGGGCCGTCAACGACATCGAGTTCGTGCCCGAGGCGTTCGCCCTGAAGGGCGAGGAGCTCGCGGACACCACGGCGCTGCTGTTCGGCCGGCACAGCTACCAGGCGTTCGCGCCGGTCTGGTGCGGCTCGGAGGACCACGCCGACTACCAGGACCTGCCCAAGTACGTCCTGTCGAGCACGCTGTCCGAGGACGACCTGGTGAAGGACTGGGGGCCGACGACGATCCTGCGTTCCATCGACGACATCGTCGAGCTCAAGAAGGGCGAGGGCGGCGCGATCTTCATCCACGGCAGCGCGGAGCTGGCCCGCAGCCTGTCCGACGCCGGTCTGATCGACCGGTACCACCTCCTGGTCTTCCCGGTGCTGCTCGGCGGCGGCAAGAGCCTGTTCAGCGAGGCGGACAAGAACAGGCAGCTGCTGAGCCTGCGGGAGTCCGAGTCCTACTCGAACGGCATCGTCAAGCTGGTCTACGACGTCGTCGGCTGA
- a CDS encoding carbohydrate ABC transporter permease, protein MGGRASGPPPLPGGALRVWRTLGAVFVLLVFVPPLVLLVSGSLTEPGLPPSPTPQLVPDPVSTVGYRQAVELGGLLRASLNSVLVAVLAVPLSVLVASLAGFAMARLAPRTTATVVAASLVALMVPATALLVPRFAIFRMLGLTDTLVPLIAPALVGTSPLYVLVYYLAFRALPAELYDACLVEDLSPMRTWWRMALPMVRPVTAGLTALTFVLTWSNFLDPLVYVYDRDLFTLPLALRSLSVLDPTNFPVFLAGAVVATVPALVVFVLAQRRFLHHHDPDRNGR, encoded by the coding sequence GTGGGGGGCCGCGCGAGCGGCCCCCCACCGCTGCCCGGGGGCGCGCTGCGGGTGTGGCGCACCCTCGGCGCGGTCTTCGTCCTGCTGGTCTTCGTGCCGCCGCTGGTGCTGCTGGTCTCCGGTTCGCTCACCGAGCCGGGCCTGCCGCCGTCACCGACACCGCAGCTCGTGCCGGACCCGGTCTCCACCGTCGGCTACCGGCAGGCGGTGGAGCTGGGTGGGCTGCTGCGCGCCTCGCTGAACTCGGTGCTGGTCGCGGTGCTCGCCGTGCCGTTGAGCGTGCTGGTCGCCTCGCTGGCCGGGTTCGCCATGGCCCGGCTCGCGCCGCGTACCACCGCCACCGTGGTCGCCGCGTCCCTGGTGGCGCTGATGGTGCCGGCCACCGCGCTGCTGGTGCCCCGGTTCGCGATCTTCCGGATGCTCGGGCTGACCGATACCCTGGTGCCGTTGATCGCCCCGGCGCTGGTCGGCACCTCCCCGCTGTACGTCCTGGTGTACTACCTGGCGTTCCGGGCGCTGCCGGCCGAGCTGTACGACGCCTGCCTGGTGGAGGACCTGAGCCCGATGCGGACCTGGTGGCGGATGGCGCTGCCGATGGTCCGCCCGGTCACCGCCGGCCTCACGGCGCTGACCTTCGTGCTGACCTGGTCGAACTTCCTCGACCCGCTGGTCTACGTGTACGACCGTGACCTGTTCACCCTGCCGCTGGCGCTGCGCTCGCTGTCGGTGCTGGACCCGACGAACTTCCCGGTGTTCCTGGCCGGGGCGGTGGTCGCCACGGTGCCGGCGCTGGTGGTGTTCGTCCTCGCCCAGCGGCGTTTCCTGCACCACCACGACCCCGACCGGAACGGACGATGA
- a CDS encoding LacI family DNA-binding transcriptional regulator, whose translation MTTEPEIPANRTPTLTDVAKLAGVSVATASKAINGRGEVRATTRVRVLEAAELLSFAPNALARGLLSGRTGTVGLLTSDLEGRFSIPILMGAEDAFGAGQVSVFLCDARGDAIREQHHVRALLSRRVDGLIVVGSRTDPRPPLVGNIPVPVVYVYAPSANPNDVSITVDNVGGGRLAVEHLLACGRRSIAHITGEVGFQAARDRAEGAAAALADAGLTLVGDRPYFGSWDESWGRAAAHMVVERHSDVDAIFCGSDQIARGVLDALRDLGRDVPGAISVIGFDNWEAISADSRPRLTSIDMNLKRLGAVAGQRLFEAIDGSVSRSEEFPGRLVMRESTLPLG comes from the coding sequence ATGACCACCGAGCCCGAGATCCCCGCCAACCGCACACCCACGCTCACCGACGTCGCCAAGCTCGCCGGCGTGTCGGTGGCGACCGCGTCCAAGGCCATCAACGGGCGGGGCGAGGTCAGGGCGACCACCAGGGTCCGGGTGCTGGAGGCGGCGGAGTTGCTGTCCTTCGCGCCGAACGCCCTGGCCCGTGGCCTGCTCAGTGGCCGGACCGGCACCGTCGGCCTGCTGACCAGTGACCTGGAGGGGCGCTTCTCGATCCCGATCCTGATGGGCGCGGAGGACGCCTTCGGCGCGGGGCAGGTCTCGGTGTTCCTGTGTGACGCGCGCGGCGACGCGATCAGGGAGCAGCACCACGTACGGGCGCTGCTGTCCCGACGCGTGGACGGACTGATCGTGGTCGGTTCCCGGACCGACCCCCGTCCACCGCTGGTCGGCAACATCCCGGTGCCGGTCGTCTACGTCTACGCCCCCTCCGCGAACCCGAACGACGTCTCGATCACGGTCGACAACGTGGGCGGGGGGCGACTCGCCGTCGAGCACCTGCTGGCCTGCGGGCGGCGCAGCATCGCGCACATCACCGGTGAGGTCGGCTTCCAGGCGGCCCGGGACCGGGCCGAGGGGGCGGCGGCGGCCCTCGCCGACGCGGGCCTGACCCTGGTCGGTGACCGGCCGTACTTCGGGTCGTGGGACGAGTCCTGGGGCCGGGCCGCCGCGCACATGGTCGTCGAGCGGCACAGCGACGTCGACGCGATCTTCTGCGGCAGCGACCAGATCGCCCGGGGCGTCCTGGACGCGCTCCGTGACCTGGGCCGGGACGTGCCGGGAGCGATCTCGGTGATCGGCTTCGACAACTGGGAGGCCATCTCCGCCGATTCCCGGCCCCGGCTGACCAGCATCGACATGAACCTCAAGCGCCTCGGCGCGGTGGCCGGCCAGCGGCTCTTCGAGGCCATCGACGGGTCGGTGTCCCGGTCGGAGGAGTTTCCCGGCCGGCTCGTGATGCGCGAGTCGACCCTGCCACTCGGCTGA
- a CDS encoding ABC transporter substrate-binding protein — translation MMRPKALLALLLSTVLLATGCGGGSGSSDAGPVRLLVFGAPEELAAYRTLIDAYQKKHPDARVQLIEASDRKDLLARLSTSVAGGAPPDLFLMNYRFYGQFAAKDVIEPLDDRIAGSEALDPADYYPVAMDAFKWNDRQLCLPQNVSSLAVYYNRTLFAKYGVPEPKADWTWNDMVQTATMMTRAANGAVVKATESEGAVLRPAVHGLGVEPSIIRLAPFVWSNGGEIVDDPAKPTRLALESPAAREALKNLVDLRQAYGVIPTDEEVEAEDDESRFANGRLAMLMTSRRATTNFRTITGFEWDVAPLPVYRQPVGVLHSDAYCMPKGAKNKTAAWRFLEYAIAEEGQKIIAATGRTVPSHVAVANSPAFLDPNRPPRNAKVFLDAVPTVRALPTVSTWPEIEDVSYGILENAIFRGDRLDDVIRQLDTDTRPIFARGEQG, via the coding sequence ATGATGCGACCGAAGGCGCTGCTCGCCCTGCTGCTGTCCACCGTGCTGCTCGCCACCGGCTGCGGCGGCGGCTCCGGCTCGTCCGATGCCGGGCCGGTGCGGCTGCTGGTCTTCGGCGCGCCGGAGGAACTGGCCGCCTACCGCACCCTGATCGACGCGTACCAGAAGAAACACCCGGACGCCCGGGTGCAGCTCATCGAGGCCAGCGACCGCAAGGACCTGCTGGCCCGGCTCTCCACCTCGGTCGCCGGGGGCGCCCCGCCGGACCTGTTCCTGATGAACTACCGCTTCTACGGCCAGTTCGCCGCCAAGGACGTGATCGAACCGCTCGACGACCGGATCGCCGGGTCGGAGGCGCTCGACCCGGCCGACTACTACCCGGTGGCGATGGACGCGTTCAAGTGGAACGACCGGCAGCTCTGCCTGCCGCAGAACGTCTCCAGCCTGGCCGTCTACTACAACCGCACGCTGTTCGCGAAGTACGGCGTGCCGGAGCCGAAGGCCGACTGGACCTGGAACGACATGGTGCAGACCGCCACCATGATGACCCGCGCCGCCAACGGGGCCGTGGTCAAGGCCACCGAGAGTGAGGGGGCCGTGCTGCGGCCGGCGGTGCACGGGCTCGGCGTGGAACCGTCGATCATCCGGCTCGCCCCGTTCGTCTGGTCCAACGGCGGCGAGATCGTCGACGACCCGGCGAAGCCGACCCGGCTGGCGCTGGAGAGTCCGGCCGCCCGGGAGGCGCTGAAGAACCTGGTCGACCTGCGTCAGGCGTACGGTGTGATCCCCACCGACGAGGAGGTGGAGGCCGAGGACGACGAGTCCCGGTTCGCCAACGGCCGGCTCGCCATGCTGATGACGTCCCGCCGGGCCACCACCAACTTCCGGACCATCACCGGATTCGAGTGGGACGTCGCCCCGTTGCCGGTCTACCGGCAGCCGGTCGGGGTGCTGCACTCCGACGCGTACTGCATGCCGAAGGGCGCGAAGAACAAGACCGCCGCCTGGCGGTTCCTGGAGTACGCCATCGCCGAGGAGGGCCAGAAGATCATCGCCGCGACCGGCCGTACCGTGCCCTCGCACGTCGCGGTGGCGAACTCCCCGGCGTTCCTCGACCCGAACCGGCCGCCCCGCAACGCGAAGGTCTTCCTCGACGCCGTACCCACCGTCCGGGCGCTGCCCACCGTGTCGACCTGGCCGGAGATCGAGGACGTCAGCTACGGCATCCTGGAGAACGCGATCTTCCGCGGCGACCGGCTCGACGACGTGATCCGCCAGCTCGACACCGACACCCGGCCGATCTTCGCCCGGGGCGAGCAGGGGTGA
- a CDS encoding exo-alpha-sialidase gives MKRRRRHLLAGLAVGALVATTGFAGIHFAGAEVAPAAAPGGGEMPGRLGAHLQQLHQAVPGNSGMSPEGPGNAAQQEFLERAYPADSISIAQMDRSKDAFAKAEQRSGNAAARGTSANQWTNVGPSEALYPFTELRNAYNYVPNEYVAGGRVTSIDIAPDCKPLLCRAYVTPAGGGVWGTLNILAPQPNWIYLGGPLGINAAGAVVIDRNDPTGLTVYVGTGEANTCASGCVAGVGLYKSTNGGLTWQGPLGKDSLAGKGIGEITIKPGDPKTLYVATTTALRGMSSSCCTGVTRPVPDAAKWGLYKSTDGGKRWSFVHNGSANATECTGSAAEWNNTAACSPRGVRYVKLDPSNPEIVYAASYARGVWRSPDGGTTWTQIKDSLNRAVFQTRPAIDVTRLPNGKTRMYVYEGNIGNPYSRLFRSDDVATGAPTFTDLSSSNPADPGYATYNQCTGQCWYDVFVHTPKGHPDIVYTGGSYVYGETIAHKRAVVLSTDAGVSGTDMTYDGTDELHPNGLHPDQHALVTRPGNPYQFFEASDGGVMRSNGRFVDRSAWCDNPDRGLTTQAQKDRCKQMLSRIPEKLDGINKGMSTLQYISLSVSPHDHTLLQGGTQDNGTWENKGQRKRWVNTMIGDGGQSGFDVGRPEFRFHTFFDATPEVNFNNGDVADWITVSDPIFGHPGTLFYAPHISDPKVSGTMFAGTGRTVYRTKTFGLGDRSIEEANRICNSWNGTYEDVCGDWEELGATRLTDAAWGDRAGGAVSVVERVATDSSTAYAATSTGRVFVSHNVDAEPASAVTWTRIDTPTTPNRFVTGIHVDPANPNRMWISYSGFNSNTPTTLGHAFEVTVAGAGATWVNRSYDFGDQPITDLVRDDVTGDLYAATDFGVLKLRKGSTTWVKAAGGMPNVEVAGLTIVPGKRILYAASHGLSAWQLTLG, from the coding sequence GTGAAGCGCAGACGTCGCCACCTACTCGCAGGACTAGCGGTAGGCGCCCTCGTGGCCACGACCGGCTTCGCCGGCATCCACTTCGCCGGGGCCGAGGTCGCACCCGCCGCCGCCCCCGGCGGCGGCGAGATGCCGGGCCGGCTCGGCGCCCACCTCCAGCAGCTGCACCAGGCGGTGCCCGGCAACTCCGGCATGTCGCCGGAAGGGCCGGGCAACGCCGCCCAGCAGGAGTTCCTGGAACGCGCCTACCCGGCCGACTCGATCAGCATCGCCCAGATGGACCGCTCGAAGGACGCCTTCGCCAAGGCCGAGCAGCGCAGCGGCAACGCCGCGGCCCGGGGGACGTCGGCCAACCAGTGGACGAACGTCGGCCCGAGCGAGGCGCTGTACCCGTTCACCGAGCTGCGCAACGCCTACAACTACGTGCCCAACGAGTACGTCGCCGGTGGTCGGGTCACCTCGATCGACATCGCCCCGGACTGCAAGCCGCTGCTCTGCCGGGCGTACGTCACCCCGGCCGGCGGCGGCGTGTGGGGCACCCTCAACATCCTCGCCCCGCAGCCCAACTGGATCTACCTCGGCGGGCCGCTCGGCATCAACGCCGCCGGCGCGGTGGTCATCGACCGTAACGACCCGACCGGGCTGACCGTCTACGTCGGCACCGGCGAGGCGAACACCTGCGCCTCCGGCTGCGTCGCCGGCGTCGGCCTCTACAAGTCCACCAACGGTGGCCTGACCTGGCAGGGCCCGCTCGGCAAGGACTCCCTCGCCGGCAAGGGCATCGGCGAGATCACCATCAAGCCGGGCGACCCGAAGACCCTCTACGTCGCCACCACCACCGCGCTGCGGGGCATGTCCAGCTCCTGCTGCACCGGCGTGACCCGCCCGGTTCCGGACGCCGCCAAGTGGGGACTCTACAAGTCCACCGACGGCGGCAAGCGGTGGTCGTTCGTGCACAACGGCTCGGCCAACGCCACCGAGTGCACCGGCAGCGCCGCCGAGTGGAACAACACCGCCGCCTGCTCGCCGCGCGGCGTCCGCTACGTCAAGCTCGACCCCAGCAACCCCGAGATCGTGTACGCCGCCTCGTACGCCCGGGGCGTCTGGCGCTCGCCGGACGGCGGCACCACCTGGACCCAGATCAAGGACTCGCTGAACCGGGCCGTGTTCCAGACCCGGCCGGCCATCGACGTCACCAGGCTGCCCAACGGCAAGACCCGGATGTACGTCTACGAGGGCAACATCGGCAACCCGTACTCGCGGCTGTTCCGCAGTGACGACGTGGCCACCGGCGCGCCCACCTTCACCGACCTGTCCAGCTCGAACCCGGCCGACCCGGGCTACGCCACCTACAACCAGTGCACCGGGCAGTGCTGGTACGACGTGTTCGTGCACACCCCGAAGGGGCACCCGGACATCGTCTACACCGGTGGGTCGTACGTCTACGGTGAGACCATCGCCCACAAGCGGGCCGTGGTGCTCTCCACCGACGCCGGGGTCAGCGGCACCGACATGACCTACGACGGCACCGACGAGCTGCACCCCAACGGCCTGCACCCGGACCAGCACGCGCTGGTCACCCGACCGGGCAACCCGTACCAGTTCTTCGAGGCCAGCGACGGCGGCGTGATGCGCTCCAACGGCCGGTTCGTGGACCGGTCGGCCTGGTGCGACAACCCGGACCGGGGGCTGACCACGCAGGCCCAGAAGGACCGCTGCAAGCAGATGCTGTCCCGGATCCCGGAGAAGCTCGACGGCATCAACAAGGGCATGTCGACGTTGCAGTACATCAGCCTCTCGGTGAGCCCGCACGACCACACCCTGCTCCAGGGCGGCACCCAGGACAACGGCACCTGGGAGAACAAGGGCCAGCGCAAGCGCTGGGTCAACACGATGATCGGTGACGGCGGCCAGTCCGGCTTCGACGTGGGCCGGCCGGAGTTCCGGTTCCACACCTTCTTCGACGCCACCCCCGAGGTGAACTTCAACAACGGGGACGTCGCCGACTGGATCACCGTCTCCGACCCGATCTTCGGGCACCCGGGCACGCTGTTCTACGCCCCGCACATCAGCGACCCGAAGGTCAGCGGCACCATGTTCGCCGGCACCGGCCGCACCGTCTACCGGACCAAGACGTTCGGGCTGGGGGACCGGTCGATCGAGGAGGCCAACCGGATCTGCAACTCCTGGAACGGCACCTACGAGGACGTCTGCGGTGACTGGGAGGAGTTGGGTGCCACCCGGCTCACCGACGCCGCCTGGGGTGACCGGGCCGGCGGCGCGGTGTCGGTGGTCGAGCGGGTCGCCACCGACTCGTCGACCGCGTACGCGGCCACCAGCACCGGCCGGGTCTTCGTCAGTCACAACGTGGACGCCGAGCCGGCGTCGGCGGTGACCTGGACCCGGATCGACACGCCGACCACGCCGAACCGGTTCGTCACCGGCATCCACGTCGACCCGGCCAACCCGAACCGGATGTGGATCTCGTACAGCGGCTTCAACTCGAACACCCCGACCACGCTGGGGCACGCGTTCGAGGTGACCGTGGCCGGTGCCGGCGCGACCTGGGTGAACCGGTCGTACGACTTCGGTGACCAGCCGATCACCGACCTGGTCCGCGACGACGTCACCGGTGACCTGTACGCGGCCACCGACTTCGGCGTGCTGAAGCTGCGCAAGGGGTCGACGACCTGGGTGAAGGCGGCCGGCGGCATGCCGAACGTCGAGGTCGCCGGCCTGACCATCGTGCCGGGCAAGCGGATCCTCTACGCCGCCTCGCACGGGCTGTCCGCCTGGCAGCTCACCCTCGGCTAG